In a genomic window of Phaeodactylum tricornutum CCAP 1055/1 chromosome 6, whole genome shotgun sequence:
- a CDS encoding predicted protein produces MNFALACQVFLASFALVSAHDTRGRRLRLPKRVKITKMDLPEFMPTEDLPEITPTEYLPTEFPSLTPDSESLELASESTSLVPSDAPSMVPSDAPSMVPSDAPSMVPSDAPSMIPSDAPSMVPSPSPTPWPDVKWAPTLNDINSPGEAPDFLFGSTLSMSKDGSIVAVLTGGFNGTVSVYEINSDGWAQIGEPIPAINNQGIQLTPDGTDLLVHGLDAQVFQFVDNAWIQVGEDIPSQSTDSSSSISDDGLTVAIGLPGATTLFSSVGSVEVYSFDGSAWNLIRTIDGDESDDRNFGRHLSLSGDGNTLSVSGRGTSSIANVYVKTYHIADTVYLLGRQDAAPNNGNYIVPSLSRDGSRLAILDPAGKVRSFKFEAAEWKEVSNGLPESFDPRVVRGSTDGTSLIMCNPNLGTVKVFALDEETWVERGEDIGDAEIVLLGRDCALSGDGSMAVASGWIMKGTADGVIGFWQAEVVADAE; encoded by the coding sequence ATGAATTTCGCTCTCGCTTGCCAAGTCTTCcttgcttcttttgctttgGTCTCTGCCCATGACACCCGGGGACGAAGGCTACGTTTGCCGAAGCGAGTCAAGATAACGAAGATGGACTTGCCAGAATTCATGCCAACTGAGGATTTGCCCGAAATCACGCCAACCGAGTATTTGCCCACCGAATTTCCCTCACTCACTCCTGATAGCGAGTCACTCGAGTTAGCAAGCGAGTCTACTTCCCTAGTCCCCAGCGATGCCCCTTCAATGGTCCCGTCGGATGCCCCTTCAATGGTTCCCTCGGATGCACCTTCAATGGTTCCCTCGGATGCACCATCCATGATCCCCTCAGACGCTCCTTCCATGGTTCCAAGCCCTTCTCCGACCCCTTGGCCAGATGTCAAGTGGGCGCCCACACTGAACGACATTAACAGTCCTGGTGAGGCTCCTGATTTTCTGTTTGGCTCTACTCTTTCCATGTCCAAGGATGGGTCTATCGTCGCTGTCCTTACTGGAGGATTCAATGGAACCGTGAGTGTATACGAGATTAATTCGGACGGCTGGGCCCAAATCGGAGAGCCCATTCCAGCTATCAATAACCAAGGTATACAATTGACGCCGGATGGCACTGACTTACTTGTGCACGGTCTAGATGCGCAAGTATTTCAATTTGTAGACAACGCGTGGATTCAGGTTGGTGAAGACATACCATCGCAATCAACTGACTCCAGCAGTTCTATTTCCGACGATGGACTGACAGTGGCTATCGGCCTTCCTGGGGCCACCACTCTCTTTTCATCGGTGGGCTCGGTTGAGGTTTATTCGTTCGATGGCTCCGCCTGGAACCTAATACGCACAATTGATGGAGATGAAAGCGACGATCGAAACTTCGGGCGTCACTTGTCTCTTTccggcgacggcaacacTCTCTCCGTTTCTGGTCGCGGAACgtcttccattgccaatGTGTACGTCAAAACTTACCATATTGCTGACACTGTCTATCTGCTGGGCAGACAAGACGCTGCACCGAACAATGGCAACTATATAGTTCCCTCGCTTTCCAGAGATGGAAGCCGCTTGGCAATTCTCGATCCGGCAGGAAAGGTGCGGTCGTTCAAGTTTGAAGCAGCCGAGTGGAAAGAAGTGAGCAATGGGTTGCCCGAGAGTTTTGATCCAAGGGTCGTCCGTGGTTCCACGGATGGTACCTCCCTGATCATGTGCAATCCCAATTTGGGAACCGTCAAGGTTTTCGCCCTGGATGAAGAAACCTGGGTTGAACGAGGCGAAGACATTGGTGATGCCGAGATAGTCCTGTTGGGACGCGACTGCGCACTTTCGGGAGACGGTTCCATGGCCGTCGCTAGTGGATGGATTATGAAAGGAACGGCGGATGGTGTCATTGGCTTTTGGCAAGCGGAGGTTGTGGCAGACGCAGAATAG